One region of Mycolicibacterium insubricum genomic DNA includes:
- a CDS encoding enoyl-CoA hydratase family protein, producing MDQLVEYSVTDRVARLTLNSPHNRNALSTTLVTQLRGRLDDAAADPSVRMVVLTHAGRTFCAGADLSEVSGASPEEMAAGRAAEMTAVLRAILECPRPVIGVVDGHVRAGGMGLIGACDLVLAGPNSTFGLTEARIGVAPAMISLTLLPKLSPRAAGRYFLTGETFDAATAVEIGLVTVAAGTAEDLNAALSGFVEDLRKGSPQGLAASKALTTAPILAVFDRDAHRLATESARLFTTAEAHEGMLAFLQKRPPEWALPAGD from the coding sequence ATGGATCAGCTCGTCGAGTACAGCGTCACCGACCGGGTGGCGCGGCTGACGCTGAACTCGCCGCACAACCGCAACGCGCTGTCCACCACGCTGGTCACCCAGCTGCGCGGGCGCCTCGACGATGCCGCGGCCGACCCCTCGGTGCGCATGGTGGTGCTGACCCACGCCGGACGGACGTTCTGCGCCGGAGCCGACCTGTCGGAGGTGTCGGGCGCGTCCCCAGAGGAGATGGCGGCCGGCCGGGCCGCCGAGATGACGGCGGTGCTGCGAGCCATCCTGGAGTGCCCGCGGCCGGTGATCGGAGTGGTCGACGGGCACGTGCGGGCCGGTGGGATGGGCCTGATCGGCGCGTGCGACCTGGTGCTGGCCGGCCCGAACTCCACCTTCGGCCTGACCGAAGCGAGGATCGGGGTGGCGCCGGCGATGATCTCGCTGACCCTGCTGCCGAAGCTCTCCCCGCGGGCGGCCGGCCGCTACTTCCTGACCGGGGAGACGTTCGACGCGGCCACCGCCGTCGAGATCGGTCTGGTCACGGTGGCCGCCGGCACCGCCGAGGACCTCAACGCCGCGCTGTCGGGCTTCGTCGAGGATCTCCGCAAGGGCTCCCCGCAGGGGCTGGCGGCCTCGAAGGCGCTGACGACGGCACCGATCCTGGCCGTCTTCGACCGGGATGCGCATCGGCTGGCCACCGAGTCGGCGCGGCTGTTCACCACCGCCGAGGCGCACGAGGGGATGCTGGCCTTCCTGCAGAAACGCCCGCCGGAATGGGCGCTGCCGGCGGGTGACTAG
- a CDS encoding DUF1707 SHOCT-like domain-containing protein, whose product MSESARKNAPPRADDTDRIQLAQLLTDAAATGRLDLGEYEDRLARAYSATTYAELDRLTADLPEIANTRRGACKPAPSTTLLGIMSGFERRGRWNVPRKLTMFSLWGGGVVDLRYADFTSPDVEIKAYSIMGGQTILLPPEVNVTVDGASVMGAFEDHTAGEGTPGAPVVTVRGFSLWGGVTVRRKKRRRQTPNEIS is encoded by the coding sequence ATGAGTGAGTCAGCCCGGAAGAACGCGCCGCCGCGCGCGGATGATACCGATCGGATTCAGCTCGCCCAGTTGCTGACCGATGCGGCTGCGACGGGCCGGCTGGATCTCGGTGAGTACGAGGACCGACTGGCGCGTGCGTACTCGGCCACCACCTACGCCGAGCTGGACCGGCTGACCGCCGACCTGCCCGAGATCGCCAATACCCGCCGCGGCGCCTGCAAGCCGGCGCCGTCGACGACACTGCTGGGGATCATGAGCGGTTTCGAGCGGCGCGGTCGTTGGAACGTGCCGCGGAAACTGACCATGTTCTCGCTGTGGGGTGGCGGGGTGGTGGACCTGCGGTATGCCGACTTCACCTCGCCCGACGTGGAGATCAAGGCCTACTCGATCATGGGCGGCCAGACCATCCTGCTGCCACCGGAGGTCAACGTCACCGTCGACGGCGCCAGCGTGATGGGCGCATTCGAGGATCACACCGCCGGCGAGGGGACACCGGGCGCGCCGGTGGTGACGGTCCGCGGCTTCTCGCTGTGGGGCGGTGTCACCGTCCGCCGCAAGAAACGACGTCGTCAGACGCCGAACGAGATCAGCTGA
- a CDS encoding metallophosphoesterase family protein, giving the protein MPRKPILSAGVALVSAAAIVAAGPSLFAPGSGQVEAAPGSKPLENVHVGYRMTSLSDITLQGFLDALSNGYTGTVFEPDPDYPANVEIGSPFAAAYYLVDKALGSGVEADDWYFWAGPQAGLEVGFSELTGGPDTPQAAVAHYLLNPLDAVYLAGNSLGDGIGDLLLQPGVIPMLLAVSAADLVSTDLGDVLNTLFFEDEQGNHGTFAATAVVIKKVLQQVSNTLGIDVLGTPVGSLVDQLAKVGAPKTEVASLVGDTTRGVNPSNGEIGGNEDLGAADQKDAKLTQSFAVASTEAQTLVPGKVVDKKLALAALPAAQPAAEVTPPAAATEPSVTPDVATKGNLITPVVGAAAPTVAVAGEDAEHPVGATAAKDQLSEQNLTVNDGVGSGPSTAKKAPGQKKASGANLGQRMQDTTNRITGGLQKAGERISNALSGGSQKQTVKKDDGGQQDAKPKNDGAGKSYGKKAKKQESKGE; this is encoded by the coding sequence ATGCCACGCAAGCCCATCTTGTCGGCGGGTGTCGCGCTGGTGTCCGCAGCGGCCATCGTGGCCGCCGGGCCGTCGCTGTTCGCGCCGGGCAGCGGCCAGGTCGAGGCGGCCCCGGGTTCCAAGCCGCTGGAAAACGTGCACGTCGGCTACCGGATGACGTCGTTGTCGGACATCACGCTGCAGGGATTCCTGGACGCGTTGTCCAACGGTTATACGGGCACCGTGTTTGAACCTGATCCGGATTACCCGGCGAATGTTGAAATCGGCAGTCCATTTGCGGCGGCCTACTACTTGGTGGACAAAGCGCTCGGCTCAGGTGTGGAAGCCGATGACTGGTACTTCTGGGCTGGACCTCAGGCTGGACTGGAGGTCGGGTTCAGCGAACTGACCGGCGGCCCGGACACGCCGCAGGCCGCCGTCGCGCATTACCTGCTGAACCCTCTGGATGCGGTTTACCTGGCTGGAAATTCCCTCGGGGACGGCATCGGTGATCTATTACTGCAGCCGGGCGTGATTCCTATGCTTTTGGCAGTGTCCGCAGCCGATCTGGTGAGCACGGACTTGGGCGACGTCCTCAACACTCTGTTCTTTGAAGATGAACAGGGCAACCACGGGACGTTTGCCGCCACGGCGGTGGTGATCAAGAAGGTCCTGCAGCAGGTGTCGAACACCCTGGGCATCGACGTCCTGGGCACGCCCGTCGGATCATTGGTGGACCAGCTGGCGAAGGTCGGCGCCCCGAAGACCGAGGTCGCATCGCTCGTCGGCGACACCACTCGCGGTGTCAACCCGTCGAATGGTGAAATCGGCGGCAACGAAGACCTCGGAGCCGCCGACCAGAAAGACGCCAAGCTGACGCAATCGTTCGCGGTGGCCAGTACAGAGGCTCAAACCCTCGTCCCGGGCAAGGTTGTCGACAAGAAGCTTGCGTTGGCAGCTCTCCCGGCGGCCCAGCCTGCGGCTGAGGTCACCCCGCCGGCGGCCGCCACGGAGCCCTCGGTAACGCCCGACGTTGCTACGAAGGGCAATCTCATCACGCCGGTCGTCGGCGCGGCCGCGCCCACTGTCGCCGTTGCCGGAGAAGATGCCGAGCACCCGGTCGGCGCCACCGCGGCCAAGGACCAACTGAGCGAGCAGAACCTCACCGTGAACGACGGCGTCGGTTCGGGCCCGTCAACCGCCAAGAAGGCCCCCGGTCAGAAGAAGGCCTCGGGTGCCAACCTCGGTCAGCGGATGCAAGACACCACGAACCGCATCACGGGTGGTCTGCAGAAGGCCGGCGAGCGGATCTCCAATGCACTCAGCGGCGGGTCCCAGAAGCAGACTGTCAAGAAGGACGACGGCGGGCAGCAGGACGCCAAGCCCAAGAACGACGGCGCCGGTAAGTCCTATGGCAAGAAGGCCAAGAAGCAAGAATCGAAGGGCGAGTAG
- a CDS encoding 3-hydroxyacyl-CoA dehydrogenase has translation MSPTISSVSVLGAGVLGSQIAFQTAIKGFPVTVYDINDDALTTARSRFDKLAATYVKSVAGVDADAAKAALDRLTLTTDLAAAAQSDLVVEAVPEILDLKRETYEKLDKLAPAKTIFASNSSTLLPSDLKDFTGRPDRFLNLHFANMIWLHNTAEVMGSPDTDPKVYAEVVAFAKAIGMVPIELHKEKAGYVLNSLLVPFLRAGMELVAGGYADPGDVDETWRVGTGAPAGPCQIWDVVGMRTGYNIMAAGTDEEKQLAAWLKKNYIDQGKLGLESGEGFYKYT, from the coding sequence ATGTCCCCCACCATCAGCAGCGTCTCGGTGCTCGGCGCCGGGGTGCTGGGTTCCCAGATCGCCTTCCAGACCGCGATCAAGGGCTTCCCCGTCACCGTCTACGACATCAACGACGACGCGCTGACGACCGCCCGGAGCCGCTTCGACAAGCTCGCCGCAACCTACGTGAAGTCGGTGGCCGGGGTCGACGCCGACGCGGCCAAGGCGGCGCTGGACCGGCTCACCCTGACCACCGACCTGGCCGCGGCCGCCCAGTCTGACCTGGTCGTCGAGGCGGTGCCGGAGATCCTGGACCTCAAGCGGGAAACCTACGAGAAGCTCGACAAGCTGGCACCGGCGAAAACCATCTTTGCCAGCAACTCCTCGACGCTGCTGCCCAGTGACCTCAAAGACTTCACCGGCCGCCCGGACAGGTTCCTGAACCTGCACTTCGCCAACATGATCTGGCTGCACAACACCGCCGAGGTGATGGGTTCCCCGGACACCGACCCGAAGGTCTACGCCGAGGTCGTCGCATTCGCCAAGGCCATCGGCATGGTCCCGATCGAGCTGCACAAGGAGAAGGCCGGCTACGTGCTGAACTCACTGCTGGTGCCGTTCCTGCGGGCCGGCATGGAACTGGTCGCCGGCGGCTACGCCGACCCGGGCGATGTCGACGAGACCTGGCGGGTCGGCACCGGCGCACCGGCCGGGCCCTGTCAGATCTGGGACGTCGTCGGCATGCGCACCGGCTACAACATCATGGCCGCCGGCACCGACGAGGAGAAGCAGCTCGCCGCCTGGCTGAAGAAGAACTACATCGACCAGGGCAAGCTCGGCCTGGAGTCCGGCGAGGGCTTCTACAAGTACACCTGA